The following DNA comes from Gadus chalcogrammus isolate NIFS_2021 chromosome 12, NIFS_Gcha_1.0, whole genome shotgun sequence.
TCTTTCCTTTTCTTCCCAGTTTTCTGTTGTTTCTGTATCCATGCATtactacgtctctctctctctctctctctctctctctctctctctctctctctctctctctctctctctctcttttctctcctgatctccctttctctttttccctccctccctccctccctatctttCCATTAAGCGATAGGATTAAGCCCAAGCCGGGCTCCAGAGGGCCACAACTCAGATCAGATAGTGCCACGCTGGACCAACTATCAGGCCGGAGACAAACTTCTACAGAAACATTGGAACACAATGGCTACCAGCTCAGTGAAGACACGTGAAGTCACAGTGTGTACCGGATGGTGTGTGCGTACACCACTGTATGAACCCTTTGAGACAGATTTCCAAGTGCCGGTACTATAAGCTAAACTGAGGATGAAATTTCACTCACACATCATTGGTttcaaacatttgttttgtttttgagatTTTAGATGAAGTGGGTGTTTTGACTCAGTTAGAATGGTTCGATTACCACTGTCTGGAGCCCAGGTTAGGAAGGACCAGGACCTGTATCAATGTGTTGCTACTAGCGCGTTAtaaatcattcatttttttgtcCATATGCGTAATATAGTGGGTCCAATCTAAATGATATGAGTTtcacaaaacacatacaaacttaCTACTTGTGAATTATTCAGCTTAAAGGCTACAAAAGTAGCAACTGTGAAACTATGTAACCAAGTACAATATATTATTAAAATTTTCCAAGGCATTCGAGCCGCCAATGTGTCGCAGGAAAGTGTCTCTGTgcgaggtacacacacacattcgtaaTTATTTGTGCTGCAAACGTTTGCAACAATATCTGTTTTTCTAAAAAATGCTACATGGGAGACCAAAGTCCCATGAGAGAGCAAGTGTGTTTGTACTGTGCATACATTTTTCATTGGCGGGAACATATTTGCATTGTAATCGCTTCCCTGAAAAAGCGCAGCATAAATAGATTTCTTTCCCCTAATGCATTGTTTAGGAATGTTCCAGAAATCGTAATCACTCTATGCCATCCACAGCCTGCTTGGGGGTATTATGTAAATTCTGTTTCCCGCTACGGGCTTTCCTTGATTCTCCCAAAAGTCGAAGTTCTTTTTGGGTTTTATTGCTGTCAGAAAGACACCATTTGTGTTGGAATACCTTAGCTGATGTGTAAAACCATTGCACGTATTTCACGTCGTATTTTTGTGGGTTAGAACAAACCTAATTCAGGCTGAAAATGTACGGACAAACAAATGCAAGACCATTTACTTCATTCACAATTTCAACATTCATGATGTTGGTGTTTTAATGAGATGCATAATTAAAATGGCAAATGAGTAAGTGAGTATCTATGTGATAAAAAAAGGATAaatttactttatttatatgTCTACCGACAATGACAAGGTTTTCTGTATAACATTATCATGTTTCTTAAAATCTCAATTCAACAATAAAATCCCCTCCTTACTTCCCTGAACTACCTAACATACCAAAAAGCTAAGGGGAGAGTGATAAACACAACTGTTTTAATAATATGTTTTAACAGGCCTTTATCACAGAGGTATAACAGTGAAACATATGCGTTTCTCAGGCAAAAATAATGGCCACTGCAGACCCATAATTAAATGAATGACCTACACCTGTGTCCACCCTTTCACCTCTGGGTTTTGGCCTATTAAATAGGAGCATTATGATGTCACGTATTGATTgccagattttttatttttttttggaccagcggacgagcgctgggcggagatgttCGCGTATTTCAAAAGCAGGGAGCCCCGGCGGCATATCCCAGTACGGCAGCTCCGGCAGGGGAATTTCAGCGGCAGCCCGGCAGTTCAGCCCcgggagtgcaatccctttctccgccggagctgccggactgctgccgaagcttcggcgccaatccggaggaggagacatggaggagaaagggattgtaatctgggggagctcggcggcattTCCCTGCTTCTGGCTGTTGCCGACAGCttcagtccggcagctccggactgccgccgacaGCTCGCCTTCGGCGGCAGCTCCGCCGGTgagagctcggcggcagtccagcAGTTCAGCTCCGGGAGCACAATCCCTTTCTcatccatgtcgcggttcaatatAGATtccagagagtcaaggccaaagttcctttcccccaattcctctcaaccatggccgagataacccccactacgagtctttacttgttgttgAAGTACCGTCAGAGTCAGaagcagtctttatgattcataatatcatctgaggCGCACATAGATTTTTGCCCTGATATAAGATATAATATTATGTAAACACTGATATATtagataatattattattatatataacagcttcaaatatttttttccagaactcaaatactatgtttacttgatgggaaaacaccataatatgtctcctttaagagaAATAAAGAGGGCTGCAGGCTGGCCAGCATCTTtaatttgtatattattttactCCGTTACACCTCCGTGGGGAACTTCAAACGTAAAGAATTTCCAATCTCTTTTGCAAGGGTGGCCTGGCCAACacataagggataatgtattgaacgccggtcattatcgggaaaattaGCCTTGACTgtaggggcttattttcgataatgaccggcatgcCATACATTATCATGCTTATTGCACGGCTACTTGCTAAAACTAAAATATAACTTCATACAGTGTTTTTACAATTTAATTGACCATTCGTAGTGTCGATCAGCAGAGTAATAGTTTACCAAAGacattgacgtcgcttagcaaccgaatatgctggggttgataagttaccggactacttgcggagcgataagaaagacgtgaatcagaggcaaacatatccactttccttgacagcggtcattatatgctaaGAAACAGTAAATTATCACAAAATAATTGAACGCCGGAAGTCAGGAAGGtcaatgcaagtgaacggagcattctacagcattgagaagagccgtgtaataagggTAATAAACAACCACAAAAAATATAACAGACCATAGCACATTTAGTGGTACAAGTAAGACATTGAACTCGTTGTCGTTGGTACACCTACAGCATTGAGGTTTCAAACCTGGGAAACCCTGACCCTCCCCCAAAGAGACCCAGGaatccacctctctcctctccttttagcCCTCAAAACCCACCTTTTTCTAATGTTGCTTTCAACGactacctcccctcccctctctgtgtgACCACGGCCCAGTGGTTCAAGTCAAGAGGTTTCGACTCCTCCTGCACGACAGCTTGAATAATACAGAGGAGGAGTCCGGCACATCGAACTCAAACGATCCCCCAGCCCAAGGCTTGGCTGACCTAGCGTTTAAGTACGGAGAACACTGGTTTATATCCCTATATAATGTTTATCGACTTGCAATTGCCTCTCTCCTTAACCTGCGCGCCAATCGCCAGCAGAGATGTATCGAGTTCACGATCCGTGTGTGCCTACCTgcctgggggtgtggggggacgGGGGTAGGGGGGTCCGCTGTTATATCACATGCATATTTGACCCCTTTTGACCTGCTGGCAGCTCTGGGCGGCACGCAGCGCTAATCACATAATTACAATTTTTTGTGTAAttttttgtgggtttttttgctTCTTTTTATGACCTCATCCCTTCCCCACCAGCCTCGCATCTTGGAGGAAATTGGCCAAGGTCCAAGCGTACTCAGCGACCCTGTCCTAGGGGCTACACATTAGAACATTGTGGTTAGTGCTGTTGgggccctctgtctctgtctttgcatGGTTTTTATAGTCCCGGCGTGGCAGGAGTGTTTAATGTTGGGGGCAGGCATTGTGGGTACACAGTGCAGCGACCCAATTTGAACAGGGGAAAAGGGGAAGTAAAAGTGCAAAGTCTGTAAGAGTTATTATGGAGCCATTGTGAAACATTGGTTAGTTAGTGCTTCTTGAGTTGTTGCGATGCCAGTTTGCTGTGAAGACTGCACTACAGAAAAGTGCAACCAATTTAAAATGGACATTTATAGATGCatttatttgaaattattaacaAATTATTgactttaaatgtatttattcattgtaAATATCCCCACCACCATTCTCATACATACAAGACGTACATCctgtacaaatacatacacCTGATCAGACATACATACctaacattcatacatacatcaaACATACATCCGATTTCTTTCAAAGGCACATttctgtatttgtattgttttctaAACACATCAGGGGTCATGACATCTCCAAGAATAGAGAATCTTTTGAAAATTCTTTACACATTGAGCTTATATGTGCCACACCAGGCAGGTACATCCCTGCATTCTCTGCATGGTTTATTCAACATAGAAAGTGTGGTCTTCAAAGCAGTTATCGGTCTGTGCaattataaaaaagaaacattcaaAATGGTACATGAATGAAAGCACTCTGATATGCGTCCTCAAAAAACCTCATCTCAACaacctttctccctctctcactttatatttttattacaCAGACatgtctttatatatatattagagctgtcagttaaacgcgttattatcgcgcgattaacgccattgttttatttaaaaaaaaaaaagttttttttttttctttctttggctcaaaacatagaagcagtagcctgactgctatgttcaaatgacatttgttcaaagcagtcgtttaattgcactataggctcttttttttgtatcgtcctgttttgatcagtatatgccaatgttgttatcaataaaaaatcatttgcacaaggcaagccgatgcacttcaccatgttgataagataattaaaatgagaagaattatgggacaaaaaaatcaaggggtatttagcatagaaaaataatttgcgattaaatgtgattaatcatgagttaactatgacataaatgcgattaatcacgattaaatattttaatcgcttgacagctctaatatatatatatatatatgagtcaTATACAGTGGTCGAGTTGTAAAAAAGAAAgccaggggggatgggggatttTAACTTTAGGGACAGATCATTTGTGCTGATGACAGCGCATATGGTGGGAGACCAACAtagtgattattattatcattattattatgattattattacattattattttatattttttgggaTAAAATAAGAActcttatttaaaaaataaataagagttCTTATTAAGAACTCTTATTTTATCCCCCAAAATGCAGCAGATTGGACACATCACACGGTTCGGAGTCATGCATTACAATTAAGGATTTTAAAAACTGAtacttattcttttttttaaaaaatgcattcggcagagaagggagactagcgttgctcaggattggaatgaaagggagaaaaggggacagagttgcctgcggaagcgagatgtctgagatgcagagacagcttcacgctaccaTTGTCTGTCTCGTACGGTTCGGAACGAGAGCTCGTtaaggcactattgcgcaagtacgcaGATGCGCCGCAAgcgtgcctgcgtgcttgcgcaatagcatactggcTGAGGATGCAGTATCGCCGTCAAATCtttccctgggaaaagtaatgTTGCACGGAATTGAAAAAGTAAACGCTATAATGcaatagcggtaatatttccacattaattgataaaataacagggaATGGGAAGCTGAGATGGatgtttcagaagggggatggTATTGAAAATTATAattccaaatatatatatatatatatattctttgaaTTTCACTTTGTCTGACAAGAGAGCCCTGCTGTAGCTGACCTTCGTACCTTGCAGTGTTGCTTTTTTTTCTCACTTATTGTTGCTTGGAATGTTCCAGGAAAGCCTGATAGATGTCCGATTTCAGGAATCGAGGATAACAGTCATTTTCCATCAGTGCGTATATGAGCTTCTGCGCTCTGTCGAAGGAGTGCAATCCCGGCTCAGAGATATTCTCCCGTATGCTTTTTCTGGTCAGGTAGTCGATATTTATCTGCGTTTGACAACAGGAAAACAACATTTGAGTTCCACACATTCGTTTGGTAATGTGTAGTTCAAGTTATTGTTTGGTATGCCtccatttttttaatatacatCAGTCCGTTTTTCTTTtaaacggagagggagagagagagagaggaggagtgagagagagagagagagagaaggagtgagagagagagagagagagagagagagagagagagagagagagagagagagagagagagagagagagagaaggagtgtgagagagagagagagagagagagagagagagagagagagagagagagagagagagagagagagagagaatgaaagcaAGAATGAGAATGCAAAGATATTCAGATAATACACAACTCTGGATGCCGAGGGAAGAGGGCTTATAGATAAAAATGcgtagggagaaagagagtgagtgacagacagatagagagagggaaggaagttCCTTCTCTGTGGGGAAGAAGAGAACAGGCGGAGCACCCACCCCATGAGGATCAAAGTGTGTCGACAGCACCCGAGGCGACCACCGAGTCACACAGAGACAGGAAGTTACAGGTCTTACAACACAGCCACCCGCATCTCAGTTTAAACCAATAAACAAACACGCTGCCACAATAACCACCAGCCACGCTGTCTGTTTACTGCAATAGTTCCTTGAACAGATTGGAATAGAGCCTTTCTTGATCCTTGCTCATCTAAAATATCATGAACATTGCTGCGCAGAGCACCGTCTCCCTTTAGCCCGTGGCTTGCCTGTCTGGGCGCATCGACCTGCACAAACTCAGCGAAGATCCTCTGTGCCATGGCGGCCATTTTGTGGGGGCTGGGGCTCCTCTTGTAGTCCTCGCAGGCCAGCCAGAAGAGCAGGTTCTCCTCACTGTACTCGCTCCTCAGGAAGTCCTCAAATACCAGGCGACCTGctagacacacaatcacacacacacacacacgcacgcacgcacacacacacacacacacacacacacacacacacacacacacacagtacccaTACAcccaggacacacaaacacattagccttttcttttcttcaaaTGGCTTCAATGGTATTCTTTCTAAAATAATTGGTTCTGTGTATCAAAAGAAGATATTTTGATATTTAAGAAAATAATGTGCTGAGCAAACTCACTAAGTAGAAATCTTTGAGTAGCAGTACTGATGGGCATAAATCTTAGACATTGTTCTGTTTTCTAAATGTAAAACCTTATATCGGTGTTTATTTCTATACAGACTCCAACACAGGTGAATACACATGAATCATACTGGACACGGTTACAAAACATTCACATTTTGGTTTCCCCAAATAGATCCTTCAATAAAACCTGCACAACAatgcaaaatatatattaatatccGTCTTCAATATATGCTTCAATTCAAACAGCACGTTTGTAATAATTTCCATTTAAATTTTTGTGCCTTTCTTTTCTGCCCCCATAAATGCTCGGCCTATTTATCAGACTACTCCCGGAGCGCCCAACTGCGGCGCAGGTGCGAGGTGCTCTCCGTTGGCTTGCGTGTTTCTTTATGTTGAACTGCTGGATCCGCGCagcattgttttgttttccctCAAATTGCCTCACATGAATCACAGCTGGTGGGAGCGACAATaatgcaaaaaagaaaaaaagaaacaatgtCCTGTGGCAACAactctgttttgttttctccATTTGAACGATTCACAATTCACTGGCTTCATTTCCCTGTGTACAGTGACAGACAGGGGCAGCTGGTCGAAATCAGCTGAGATCAtacggcaaacacacacaaacacccaaacacacacaccgacacacgcaCCCAATTGAACAAaagcgtgcacgcacacaaccacacaaccagtCTATTATTCAACCAATGCTCATCTATTTATCATTCATGTCGCAGCGTTTCCTGGAGGAAATATGGCAGGCGAGCAGAGAATTCGAGCGATTGCTTGAGACCTGAAAAAAGAAACAGCCATAAAAATTGGCAATCATCTCGATTCATTCCTGTAAAGTGATGACAGTAAAGAGGTGCATATGCAGGGCGAGGGACAGACCGGAGATACGAGGTGTCGCGGTAAAAAagggggatagggagagaggggatctTTCTAGCCTCTTTAATCATGTTCAAATGGGGCCCTGAGACTCGGTCAGGTGCAGCCATCAGTGAGCGTTGAGCTGGCCTTCTGTAAATGAGCCGGCGACGCCCGGAATCGCTCACTGGATCTATCGCCCTTGCAGCGCTCCTATTAGCCCGGTCCCCCATTTTCCTCATTccccatatccccccccccctcccccatctctctctctacatccttCCCATATATCTCTTCCCCTGGAATGGATTTTGATGAGGTTGACAGCTGGATACGTGGCCCCCATATCCACCGTTGAAGTGATGAGtcggggggccccggggccgagcTGCGTGCCGGGGAGGAAGGAGCTGTGCAGGATCATACGGTGGATAcccagaggagcaggagcaggaggtagagcggagCAGGGTTGGACGTGGGGGGAGAGAATAGGGAGAAagaagggtggagagagagagcgagaagaggagagaggtgtaAATCCATTAGCTGCCTCACCTTTACTCTCCAGGAGATGGTCGAGGGACTCGCTCCACGACAAGGCTTCGCCGACCGCGGCCCTACGGAGGAGCAGTTCCATAGCTCGCTCCGACATCTTCGCCTCACGGACACCAGTGCCTGCTTCACGTTAGGGGGAGCAGGGAGGTTAGAGTCAGTTTAGGGTTTGTTTAGGGTGAAGGGTTAGGGGTTCAGTGTGAACGGGTGTAGGGTGAAGGTTTAAGGGTTGTAGGGTGAAGGGTTGAGGGTGAAGGGTTAGGTGGTTCAGGGTGAAGGGTCAAGGGGTGTAGGGTGAAGGGTTAAGGGATGTAGGGTGAAGGGTAAAGGGGTGTAGGGTGAAGAATTTAGAGGTACAGGGTGAGGAGTTCAGGGTTGAAGGGTTAAGGGGTGTAGGGTGAAGGGATGTAGGGTTACGGGGTGTAGGGTTAAGGGGTGTAGAGTGAAGTTTTAGGAGTGTAGGGTGAAGGGTTAAGGGGTTTAGGGTGGAGAGTTACGAGTAAATAGTTTAGGGCAAAGGGTTTGGGGGTTCAGGGTGAAGGGTTAAGGGGTGTAGGGTGATGGGTTAAGGGGTGTAGGGTGAAGGGTTAAGGGGTTTAGGGTGGGGAGTTACGAGGTGTAGGATGAAGAGTTTAGGGTAAAAAGTTAAGGGGTGTAGGATTGAAGGGTTACAGGGTGTAGGGTTGAAGGGTTAAGGGGTACAGGGTGAAGAGTTAAGGGGAGTAGGGTGAAGGGTTAAGGGTTGTATGGTGAAGGGTTTAGGGTGAAGGGTTTAGGGGTGTAGGGCGAAGAGTTAAGGTGGTGTAGGGTGAAGGGTTAAGGGGTTCAGGTTGATGGGTTACGGGGTGTAGGGGTACtatgtaatgtatgtgtgtatatttatgtctatatatatatgtatatatatattgtcttgAAGTAATTTGCGAATTAATTGATAAGcatcacatttaaaaaaaaaacatgcgtTTTAATTGAATGTATTGGAGGCCAATGGCCCAGATCTTAAACCTAACCACATTTTTTGAAAGATTGGCTCCTTTTTTATCAAAGCCAGTGCCAAGTGAACCATGGTGCCAACAGTCTCAGGCATGTCTCAGGTGTTCCATTGGGATCCCATTGTTGAGAACGATAAAAGTGGTTCTCAGGCAGAGGTCTGCAGAAGGGGTATCTGGTTTTTCCAGACTCTGAGCTAAGGACAATGCTACTTGCATGTACATGTCTCTGAAATATCGTACATGCAAAAAATCGTACATGCACATTTGTGTAAGAGGGTAGGTTCTGGCTTCCTTGAATAGAGATGCCGACTGATGCCAGTATTCTGGTCCAAAACACAAGACTCTTACTGGGGTTACTTCAACAAATCCATGTCTTTCAAATAGTGCAGAATTCCTAAAAGAATAAGAACAAAACAAAGCCCTTAACAACGTGAACTTTTCAACAGTGCAGTGTGTGACTGCCAGTTTCTGTTTAAAGTGGTATACTATAAAGAAGTCTGTTAGAAATATAgacacaatataaataaatgcacCCTAGAAGAAAGGGGGACATCCACTCGCATCTTCAATGTTTTTGTGGGGGGTGGGGACGTTTTATCGTAAAAATCTCAGAGAGAATTCCAACCGTTTCATGTAAGAGGGAGACCTGttttggagagagggagagggagagagagagagagagagagagagagagagagagagagagagagagagagagagatgcattgAGACATACGGGGAAATAGAAGGGGCAAAAGCAAAGAAATATAGTAAGATCACAAGGTCCCCCATCAAACCCCTCCCTCAGCAACATGGAGACAAGGAACAGCccttaaaaatgaaaaaaagagaacATCTCTGGAACAAGGCGCCTGACTTGTAAGATCAGAGGGAATTGCAATGGAAAAGGCTGTAGTAATAAGGGGAAGTGGAACATTCGCAAAGTTTAGCAGCGCCAGCAAACTACTTTGTCCAAAGTCTTGTATGTGTGAATGGCAATTAGAGGGCTGTTACTTACAACATCGGTTTTCTTTAagcaaaaaaatgaaagaattaAAGTAAAAAGCTGGATAGGATATATTCCCGTCTGAAAGAGCTAAGTTGCTGTGGAGATCCTAATGCGTGCTCAGCAACCCTTGATAGAACCGTGGATACGTTCTTG
Coding sequences within:
- the LOC130393890 gene encoding regulator of G-protein signaling 5-like isoform X2, with translation MSERAMELLLRRAAVGEALSWSESLDHLLESKGRLVFEDFLRSEYSEENLLFWLACEDYKRSPSPHKMAAMAQRIFAEFVQVDAPRQINIDYLTRKSIRENISEPGLHSFDRAQKLIYALMENDCYPRFLKSDIYQAFLEHSKQQ
- the LOC130393890 gene encoding regulator of G-protein signaling 5-like isoform X1; its protein translation is MSERAMELLLRRAAVGEALSWSESLDHLLESKAGRLVFEDFLRSEYSEENLLFWLACEDYKRSPSPHKMAAMAQRIFAEFVQVDAPRQINIDYLTRKSIRENISEPGLHSFDRAQKLIYALMENDCYPRFLKSDIYQAFLEHSKQQ